Genomic segment of bacterium HR17:
CGACGACCTGCACTTTGCTCGCCAGTTATTTGAGCGATTGGAGCAAGCCCGCATCACCGTCACCGATGCGGGCGAAGAGACGGTCAATCCGCCGCCCCCTTACAACACCGGGACGCTCCTTGCAGAGGCGGGCAGTTTCGCCTCTGCGACGAGTGTCATGGATGCGTTGCAAGACCTGTTTGAACGGGGCGTCATCACCTATCATCGCACCGACAGCGTGCGGGTGTCCGATGCAGGCATACGGGTCGCGCAGGAGTTGCTGGAACGCTTGCAGGCTGCCGGCGATTTTCAGCCCCGCTCTTACGGGGCGGAAGGGGCGCACGAGTGCATTCGCCCGACCCGCCCGTTGACCGACGACGATTTGCGGTTGTGGCTGTCGGCGGGGCGCATCGCGCTGGACAACCCCAAGTTGGCGTTGCGCCTTTACGGCTTGATTGTCCGCAGATTTTTGGCGTCGCAGATGAAACCCGCCAGCGTGCGCAAGGCGAAGGTCACCTTGCAGTTGGGCGATTGGCAGCACGAATGGGAAGTGATTGCGGAAGTGTTGGACGACGGTTTTCATCGCATCGCGCCGCTGCGGGTGCAACCTGTCGCAGCGGACATGCGCGTCGTCGGCAAACAGATGCGGACGGTCAGTAAAGTGCTGCCCTTCACGCAAGGCAGCCTGATTGAAGAGATGCGCCGACGGGGTTTGGGGCGTCCGTCCACTTACGCCAAAATCGTCCAGACACTGCTGGAGCGCGGCTATGTCGTGGAGCGCAACGGGTTTCTGTTCGTGACGGAGTTGGGGCGACAGGTTTACCGCTGGCTGCGGTCGCGTTATCCCGAATTCGCCGACGAAGCGCTGACCCGTGAGTTGGAAGAGCAAAGCGACCGCATTGAAGCCGGCGAACTGGACTACCAAGCCGTCTTGCGCCAATTGCGCCACAGCCGTTTGTTCGCCGATTCGTAACGCAGACCGCATGTAAGCAGCCAAAATTTTTGTTAAGGACATCGCAACGCATGGAGCGGTGAGGACCCGATGGCGCGCCACAACGACCATGCCGACGCCGCATGGCAACACTACTTTACGGAGCGCCCGACGACGCCCAGCAAACCCAAGCACATCCGTGCCCGCTTGCGAGGGCGCGAGTTCGTCTTTGAGACGGACAAAAGCGTGTTCGCCAAAGACTATGTGGACTTGGGCACGAAGCGCTTGGTGGAAGTCGCTCACCTCCCCGATGAAGGCGAGGTGCTGGATTTAGGGTGCGGTTACGGCGCCATCGGTATCGCCATCGCGGCGACGCACCCGCGCTTGCGGGTGTGGATGGTGGACATCAACGAACGCGCCGTCGCCTTGGCGCGGCGTAACTTGAAACGCAACCGCATCAAAAACGCCATCGCGCTCAAAAGTGACGGGACGGCGGCGTTGCCGCCCGACTTGCAATTTGACGCCATCCTGACCAACCCGCCCATCCACGCGGGCAAAAAAGTGCTGGTGCGGCTCATCTGCGAAGCCTTTGAGCGGCTGAAAGTCGGCGGCACTTTTTGGTTTGTCGCCCGCACGCAACACGGCGCGAAAACGCTGCAGCGCCTCACCGCTGAAATTTTTGGTGACGCCGAGTGCGTGGACATCCACGGCGGCTATCGGGTCATCGTTGCCGTCAAAGAACGACCGGCGCCCGCTCCCGACGCAGCGCAAACGGACGACGAAACAATGCAGCGAGGTGAGCGA
This window contains:
- the rlmG gene encoding Ribosomal RNA large subunit methyltransferase G, whose product is MARHNDHADAAWQHYFTERPTTPSKPKHIRARLRGREFVFETDKSVFAKDYVDLGTKRLVEVAHLPDEGEVLDLGCGYGAIGIAIAATHPRLRVWMVDINERAVALARRNLKRNRIKNAIALKSDGTAALPPDLQFDAILTNPPIHAGKKVLVRLICEAFERLKVGGTFWFVARTQHGAKTLQRLTAEIFGDAECVDIHGGYRVIVAVKERPAPAPDAAQTDDETMQRGER